GATGGCTATATCCGGGTACGCATCAATGGTGAAGTAGTGATGTTAGAGGATGAACCAGAATTAGAAAAAAACAAACGTCATGATATTGATGTGGTGATTGACCGCATTGTAAAGACTGATGAGTCTAGATCACGTGTATATGATTCCATAGAAACAGCACTGAATCTGGCAGATGGACATGCCATTGTACTCAATGGGGAAGAAGAATTGGATTTCTCCACACACTTCTCTTGTCATATCTGTGGCTTTACAGTGCCAAAGCTAGAGCCACGTTTATTCTCATTTAATGCGCCAATTGGTGCCTGTGATAACTGTCATGGTTTGGGTATTACAGAAGAAGTTGATGTGGATAATTTAATTCCAGATCGTTCCAAGTCTATCCGTCAAGGTGGTATTCGATACTATAAGAATATTATCGGTACAGATAACATTGAATGGCAGACATTCTCGGTCTTACTTAAACACTATAAGATTGATTTAGATACACCAATCAAAGATCTTACCAAGAAACAACTAGAAGTAATCCTCTATGGTAGTGATGCGCCAATTCGTTATACCATCACATCCTCTGGTGGCAATAGTTATAACCGTAATGACTTCATCGAAGGAATTAAGAATATGATTGAACGTCGTTACGTAGAAACAACCAGTTCTATGAGTAAAGAGTGGTATCACTCCTTTATGGTAGAGTCAGTATGTCCAAAGTGTCATGGACGTAGATTAAATCCAGAGGCACTCAGTGTACGTGTTGGAGATAAGAATATCAACGAATTTACGCAACTATCCGTAGGCAAAGCATTGGATTGGATTAACAATTTAAAGCTTGATGTTGAAAAGACAAAGATTGCCGAGTTAGTACTCAAAGAAATTCGTAACCGCTTATCCTTCTTGAAGGATGTAGGTCTAGAATATCTATCTCTTGATCGTTTAGCAGGAACACTCTCTGGTGGTGAAGCACAACGTATTCGTCTAGCAACTCAAATTGGTTCAAGACTATCAGGTGTTTTATATGTATTGGATGAGCCATCCATCGGTTTACATCAACGTGACAATAGTAAGTTGATCAAGACTCTACAAAATATGAGAGACCTTGGTAACTCATTAATTATCGTAGAACACGATGAAGATACGATGTTACATTCAGATTGGATTGTGGATATTGGACCTGGTGCAGGTATCCATGGTGGTGAAGTCATCGCAAATGGCACACCAGAAGAAATCAAGAATTCTCCAAACTCCATTACAGGACAATACTTATCTGGTAGAAAAGTTATTTCAATGCCAGAAACACGTCGTAAGGGTAGTGGTAAGGTTGTAGAACTGAAGGGTGTATCCGAACATAACCTCAAAAATATCAATGTAAAATTTCCACTAGGGAAGATGGTACTTGTGACAGGCGTATCTGGTTCTGGTAAGAGTACATTAGTCAATGATGTATTCATGAAAGCAGTCCAACAAAACCTTGGAAAACAAAAAGCGAACCCAGGTAAGTATAAGTCTATCAAGGGACTTGAGAATATCGATAAGTTAGTACAAATCGACCAAGATCCAATTGGACGTACACCACGTTCTAACCCAGCTACATATACCGGAGTATTTGATGATATCCGTGATATCTTCGCCAAGACACCAGAAGCGAGATTGCGTGGTTATGAAAAGGGAAGATTCTCCTTTAATGTAAAAGGTGGACGTTGTGAAGCTTGCCAAGGTGATGGTGTAAAGGTTATCTCTATGAACTTTTTACCAGATGTTTATGTACCATGTGAAGTGTGTCACGGCAAGAGATATAACGAAGAAACATTACAGTGTACCTATAAAGGTAAGAATATCTACGATGTATTAGAGATGACAGTTGAAGATTCACTCGATTTCTTTGCGAATCATCCAAAGATTAAGAATAAGTTACAGACACTCTCTGATGTAGGTTTAAATTACATCAAACTGGGACAGTCCTCTACAACACTCTCT
This genomic window from Solobacterium moorei contains:
- the uvrA gene encoding excinuclease ABC subunit UvrA produces the protein MELDKITIRGAKENNLKNISLEIPRNKMVVMTGLSGSGKTSLAFDTIYAEGQRRYVESLSAYARQFLGGVEKPNVELIEGLSPAISIDQKTTSNNPRSTVGTVTEIYDYLRLLYARTGVPYCPNHNIPITGQTITEMVNQVMDLPDRSKLTILAPTVRNKKGSFKDVFAKLLKDGYIRVRINGEVVMLEDEPELEKNKRHDIDVVIDRIVKTDESRSRVYDSIETALNLADGHAIVLNGEEELDFSTHFSCHICGFTVPKLEPRLFSFNAPIGACDNCHGLGITEEVDVDNLIPDRSKSIRQGGIRYYKNIIGTDNIEWQTFSVLLKHYKIDLDTPIKDLTKKQLEVILYGSDAPIRYTITSSGGNSYNRNDFIEGIKNMIERRYVETTSSMSKEWYHSFMVESVCPKCHGRRLNPEALSVRVGDKNINEFTQLSVGKALDWINNLKLDVEKTKIAELVLKEIRNRLSFLKDVGLEYLSLDRLAGTLSGGEAQRIRLATQIGSRLSGVLYVLDEPSIGLHQRDNSKLIKTLQNMRDLGNSLIIVEHDEDTMLHSDWIVDIGPGAGIHGGEVIANGTPEEIKNSPNSITGQYLSGRKVISMPETRRKGSGKVVELKGVSEHNLKNINVKFPLGKMVLVTGVSGSGKSTLVNDVFMKAVQQNLGKQKANPGKYKSIKGLENIDKLVQIDQDPIGRTPRSNPATYTGVFDDIRDIFAKTPEARLRGYEKGRFSFNVKGGRCEACQGDGVKVISMNFLPDVYVPCEVCHGKRYNEETLQCTYKGKNIYDVLEMTVEDSLDFFANHPKIKNKLQTLSDVGLNYIKLGQSSTTLSGGEAQRVKLASELQKRPTGKTIYILDEPTTGLHTDDVNRLIAVLERIVDNGDTVIIIEHNLDVIKCADWIIDLGPEGGDGGGTIVAQGTPEDIIKVKESWTGQYLKKTIEWTKEHQK